In Vespula vulgaris chromosome 7, iyVesVulg1.1, whole genome shotgun sequence, a single window of DNA contains:
- the LOC127065167 gene encoding formin-J-like: MTICIVWLLAYVGQVLELENRPMSVAHGRHGQDCHHEVSVRKFQNGQSSIDGNLLHLKTHPYEGSHRDDLSEWLVYAEKRPIYSWTTSDMLVDGIMKEPKDLNANFLAFSPGLSNVLYPEYVAVTSPYVSVSSMSQTTTEPLVDDALLAQHQHRFQRQDKQQQRQHHHQQQQQQQQQQQQQQLQQRQQQRRHLHQRNKKRRIIDYSNNKQAENQAVELPILIYYNGEKILPDRRLSDQEDVYEQRLNSPMKLKTEPIYERFSKPSSLSSIFSSSLPSSPSSFSSASTLPSSREFFNDEGLAPSKPFIHEINDPSEKRNQITIRRRSVDLPGESSVSHQALTPPTSSFTSGRSSLASHFIRSIRGSRHYDVPQIECPASEEGMERFACPTPDRMGRYRCIDDHVLCDGFTDCPAGEDENMLHCMFFKTTRAHLDVLADAILRWARGR; encoded by the exons ATGACGATCTGCATAGTCTGGCTACTAGCATACGTTGGACAAGTTCTCGAACTAGAAAATCGTCCGATGAGCGTTGCTCACGGAAGACACGGGCAGGATTGTCATCACGAGGTAAGCGTCAGGAAATTCCAGAACGGGCAAAGCTCGATAGATGGCAACCTGTTGCACCTAAAGACGCATCCTTACGAAGGATCGCATCGCGATGACCTGTCCGAGTGGCTGGTATACGCCGAGAAACGGCCAATTTACTCGTGGACAACGAGCGACATGCTAGTCGATGGGATTATGAAGGAACCTAAGGATCTTAATGCGAACTTCTTGGCTTTCTCGCCCGGTCTATCGAACGTCCTTTATCCGGAATACGTGGCCGTGACGTCTCCGTACGTCTCGGTTAGTTCGATGTCGCAAACAACGACGGAACCTCTCGTCGACGACGCCCTTCTTGCTCAGCATCAGCATCGCTTTCAACGCCAAgacaaacaacaacaacgtcaGCACCATcatcaacagcaacagcaacaacaacaacaacaacaacagcaacagctcCAACAACGCCAGCAGCAGCGACGTCACTTGCAtcaacgaaacaaaaagagacgGATAATCGATTACAGCAACAATAAGCAAGCCGAGAACCAAGCGGTCGAGCTACCAATTTTGATCTACTACAACGGCGAGAAGATCCTTCCAGACAGAAGACTATCTGATCAAGAGGATGTCTACGAGCAGAGACTGAACTCGCCGATGAAATTGAAGACTGAACCGATCTACGAGCGCTTCTCCAAGccttcttctttgtcttctaTCTTCTCGTCCTCACTCCCATCTtctccttcatctttttcttctgcttctacTTTACCCTCTTCGCgagaatttttcaacgatgaaGGACTCGCACCTTCGAAGCCTTTTATACACGAGATTAACGATCCTTCCGAAAAAAGGAATCAGATAACCATACGACGACGATCGGTGGATTTACCAGGGGAATCTTCTGTCTCTCACCAAGCCTTGACGCCGCCTACATCCTCCTTTACTTCCGGAAGATCAAGCCTAGCCTCGCATTTTATAAGGTCTATCAGGGGGAGTAGACATTACGACGTGCCGCAAATCG AGTGTCCAGCTTCGGAGGAAGGGATGGAGAGGTTTGCATGTCCTACGCCGGACAGGATGGGTAGATATCGTTGCATCGACGACCATGTTCTATGCGACGGCTTCACGGACTGTCCGGCGGGCGAAGATGAAAATATGCTGCACTGCATGTTTTTCAAAACT acgAGAGCGCATCTTGACGTCTTAGCGGACGCCATATTGCGATGGGCAAGAGGACGCTAA